A section of the Candidatus Nitrosotenuis cloacae genome encodes:
- a CDS encoding cytochrome b, translated as MAVSLSRRTGAVAFFYWLWDGLERTVFTGVKFSFPSRFVSPFGFLGMLTFIVFVILGISGALLMFYYMPILDRAWDSVAKINNVVPFGFHIRNIHYHGSNAMVLLAILHMYYQYFSGRYKIRNEVLWVTGVILGTVTILEAFTGYDIIFSERAELAISIAASLTNSIPIAGPVIRDAMFGSGFSDFVLRFYAQHVFILPLVMLGLMAVHFPRFLVFDVPMVMAISGAILITGGVFPIDMGFKFEPTVPPGITVPEWYLTGLYAFLRTQYDKFVTGVLWPGLFIGALLLAPFIDRYKKFSWKDRPIITAFGITGIAQIMVTTYWGFYIPSDTTIPLVQRLVIDPIFFYLVMILLVPLGFGFSYMMIKMAQEAERKAKLNKDKGPKKVAEINLSQKWLNWIIVGLIAFQVYLNIAAYNAAITGLNNLSLFFTGLILIVFAGLFHVYRYAMSEAKRPPPPPPVQEAIPEAIPEAAPVEAAKELPDDAPKPESK; from the coding sequence ATGGCCGTTTCATTAAGTAGGAGAACGGGCGCAGTCGCCTTTTTCTATTGGCTCTGGGACGGACTTGAGAGGACCGTATTCACCGGAGTAAAGTTCTCATTTCCTTCAAGATTCGTAAGCCCGTTCGGCTTCCTCGGAATGCTGACATTTATCGTATTTGTAATACTTGGAATATCCGGGGCGCTGCTCATGTTCTACTACATGCCCATTCTTGACAGGGCGTGGGACAGCGTGGCAAAGATAAACAACGTCGTGCCGTTTGGATTCCACATACGAAACATCCACTACCACGGCTCAAACGCAATGGTACTGCTTGCCATATTGCACATGTACTATCAGTATTTCTCAGGAAGATACAAGATACGAAACGAGGTGCTCTGGGTGACAGGTGTCATACTGGGTACGGTGACCATCCTTGAGGCATTTACCGGTTACGATATAATATTTAGCGAAAGGGCGGAGCTTGCAATCTCAATTGCCGCATCCCTTACCAACTCCATCCCGATTGCCGGGCCCGTCATACGGGACGCCATGTTCGGGTCGGGATTTAGCGACTTTGTGCTTAGGTTCTACGCCCAGCACGTGTTCATCTTGCCTCTTGTAATGCTTGGATTAATGGCAGTCCACTTTCCAAGATTTCTGGTATTTGACGTGCCTATGGTCATGGCAATATCAGGTGCCATACTCATCACCGGAGGCGTGTTCCCAATCGACATGGGATTCAAGTTCGAGCCCACCGTACCGCCTGGTATTACAGTTCCAGAGTGGTACCTGACAGGCCTGTACGCCTTTTTGAGGACCCAGTACGACAAGTTCGTAACAGGCGTGCTCTGGCCGGGCCTGTTCATAGGGGCGTTGCTGCTTGCGCCGTTCATAGACAGGTACAAAAAGTTCTCCTGGAAGGACCGCCCCATAATTACGGCATTTGGAATAACCGGAATTGCGCAGATAATGGTGACCACATACTGGGGATTCTACATCCCGTCGGATACTACCATCCCGCTGGTGCAGAGGCTGGTAATCGACCCGATATTCTTCTACTTGGTAATGATACTGCTAGTCCCGCTCGGCTTTGGCTTTAGCTACATGATGATAAAGATGGCACAAGAGGCAGAAAGAAAGGCCAAGCTGAACAAGGACAAGGGACCAAAGAAGGTAGCGGAGATAAACCTGTCCCAGAAATGGCTCAACTGGATAATCGTGGGGCTGATCGCATTCCAGGTGTACCTCAACATTGCTGCATACAACGCGGCAATCACCGGCCTGAACAACCTGTCGCTGTTCTTTACCGGACTGATACTGATAGTGTTTGCAGGCCTGTTCCACGTGTACAGGTATGCGATGAGCGAGGCAAAGAGGCCGCCACCACCGCCACCGGTGCAGGAGGCAATCCCAGAAGCAATACCAGAGGCGGCGCCAGTAGAGGCGGCAAAGGAGCTCCCAGACGATGCTCCAAAACCCGAATCAAAATAA
- a CDS encoding cupredoxin domain-containing protein, whose protein sequence is MSNTPTSSHAYGIGVIAVIVGISVGVAYYQMYYLPELSAKPAVSHEILEPVDTAKIDIIIGSASADQKDNFVPKLVNIQLGVDNLVVWTNSDDTAHTVTPDHRMEDSYSGDFGSPGVIKPGETYEFLFTEAAEVEYHCTPHPWMKGKLEITKQRF, encoded by the coding sequence TTGAGCAACACGCCGACTTCCAGCCATGCATATGGAATTGGAGTTATAGCAGTAATAGTTGGAATATCAGTCGGCGTTGCATACTACCAGATGTACTATCTGCCGGAACTGTCCGCAAAGCCGGCAGTATCGCACGAGATACTAGAGCCAGTTGACACTGCAAAAATCGACATCATAATCGGCTCTGCAAGCGCGGATCAAAAGGACAACTTTGTGCCAAAGCTGGTAAACATCCAGCTCGGAGTGGACAACTTGGTAGTCTGGACCAACTCTGATGACACTGCGCACACAGTAACTCCTGACCACAGAATGGAGGACTCTTACAGCGGCGACTTTGGCTCGCCTGGGGTCATAAAGCCTGGCGAAACATACGAGTTCCTGTTTACAGAGGCTGCCGAGGTTGAATACCACTGCACACCACACCCGTGGATGAAGGGCAAGCTGGAAATCACAAAGCAGAGATTCTAG
- a CDS encoding DUF5658 family protein: MKTIKEKLVQAFVYPYFIHAGIADAVTTIFALQLGFSEMNPLISVLFPTQIGLIPATLVAFAYLRALSAVWMFKKKKDVRIMLWVSLYFPAAFNLINILWYYSQSEAS; this comes from the coding sequence ATGAAAACAATAAAAGAAAAACTGGTGCAGGCGTTTGTCTATCCGTATTTCATCCATGCCGGAATTGCTGATGCGGTGACTACAATCTTTGCGCTGCAGCTTGGCTTCTCAGAGATGAATCCGCTGATATCCGTGCTGTTTCCAACCCAGATTGGTCTAATTCCTGCAACATTGGTGGCGTTTGCATACCTGAGGGCATTGAGTGCCGTGTGGATGTTCAAGAAAAAGAAGGATGTCAGGATAATGCTGTGGGTCTCCCTGTATTTTCCGGCGGCATTCAATCTGATCAACATACTGTGGTATTACTCTCAGTCTGAGGCCAGTTAG
- a CDS encoding type II toxin-antitoxin system death-on-curing family toxin produces the protein MKKILYVDREKIITINQKIIKMWNQRHPEKLEFVDVGTDRLDEVLTIVKNSANDLSFEQALVEKAAYLVGGLAWCQAFSGANKRTAILTGTVFLLQNDYQLNIPQNENPELRQLLFDIQEERGQLDRQVIDKIILYIRKHSSRS, from the coding sequence TTGAAAAAAATCCTCTATGTTGATAGAGAGAAGATAATTACAATAAACCAGAAAATAATTAAAATGTGGAATCAAAGACATCCCGAAAAGCTTGAATTCGTAGATGTAGGTACAGACAGACTTGATGAGGTTTTAACAATAGTCAAAAATTCTGCCAATGATCTGTCTTTTGAGCAGGCATTAGTTGAAAAAGCTGCTTATCTTGTTGGCGGATTAGCATGGTGTCAAGCTTTTAGTGGCGCAAATAAAAGAACTGCAATTTTGACCGGCACTGTTTTTCTCTTACAAAATGACTATCAACTCAACATACCGCAAAACGAAAATCCGGAATTGAGACAGCTTTTGTTTGATATTCAAGAAGAGCGCGGTCAGCTAGACAGGCAAGTAATTGACAAAATAATCTTATATATAAGAAAACACTCAAGCAGATCATGA
- a CDS encoding DNA-3-methyladenine glycosylase family protein translates to MQINLDHTINSGQVFLWRRLGDLWYGIDGQNVICAGPSGVRSYRRDGSDFFRTKDDFAKISEEISRDGTIRNGVRRFPGLRLLRQDPFQCYISFITSANSNIQNIRLSLSKIAERFGKKVTFDGIEFHLFPTPDGLAGASRQELRSCGLGYRTDYVYDAARAADSGEVDFAFLKKTDYHTAKSELLKISGIGNKVADCILLFSLEKMEAFPLDRWIIRSLQEYYPRRFSFEGKALTDKKYRLLHDELVDYFGPYAGYSQQFLFKMIRDSNQKRWV, encoded by the coding sequence ATGCAGATAAACTTAGACCATACAATCAACAGCGGCCAGGTGTTTCTCTGGCGGAGACTTGGCGATTTGTGGTACGGAATAGACGGCCAGAACGTCATATGCGCAGGTCCGTCAGGTGTGAGATCATACAGAAGGGACGGCTCGGACTTTTTTAGGACAAAGGACGACTTTGCCAAGATATCAGAGGAGATCTCAAGGGACGGTACGATACGAAATGGCGTAAGGAGGTTTCCCGGGTTGCGGCTGCTCAGGCAGGACCCGTTTCAGTGCTATATCTCGTTTATCACATCTGCCAACTCTAACATACAGAACATCAGGCTGTCGCTCTCAAAGATTGCAGAAAGGTTTGGAAAAAAGGTGACGTTTGACGGAATAGAGTTCCACCTGTTTCCAACGCCGGACGGTCTGGCAGGGGCAAGCAGGCAGGAGCTGAGATCGTGCGGGCTTGGGTACAGGACGGACTATGTGTATGACGCTGCAAGGGCCGCAGACAGCGGGGAGGTGGACTTTGCGTTTTTGAAGAAGACTGACTATCACACGGCAAAATCCGAGCTGCTCAAGATTAGCGGGATTGGAAACAAGGTGGCAGACTGCATTTTGTTGTTCTCGCTTGAAAAGATGGAGGCGTTCCCGCTGGACCGCTGGATCATACGCAGCCTGCAGGAGTATTATCCAAGAAGGTTCTCATTTGAGGGTAAGGCCCTGACTGACAAAAAATACCGCTTGCTCCATGACGAACTGGTGGACTATTTCGGGCCGTATGCCGGATACTCGCAGCAGTTTCTCTTCAAGATGATTCGCGACTCTAACCAGAAGAGGTGGGTCTGA
- a CDS encoding MBL fold metallo-hydrolase translates to MKVKVLGAGREVGRSGFLVNGDGANYLLDYGVNLGRNPQPPLHVMPKEVDGIVVTHAHLDHSGYVPMMYVSGGCDVYATPPTFDLSRLLIEDMLRLEKDAHPFGLPEVNRMYSHAVEIGYKQKIRHGNTSFELRDSGHVVGGSSVVVESENKKIFYTADINLNGSRMLNEADLDVGKVDLLITESTYSQTTQMPRKESEEKLIEFANEILDQKGTLFIPSFSVERSQEIACVLKNAKFKHKIVMDGMALKVNEVILRYPDYLRDYKVFADAVHNTVWIKNHKERVRELDEPCVVISPAGMLVGGNAVFYLQELAFDKKNGIALVSYQGEGTPGRRLLDTGKVTIQGREKKAEAQVRQFEFSGHSDRNALFEVVKRIEGNPKVLTIHGDGQSCIKFAEEIHEKFGLDAHAPEIGEIVTV, encoded by the coding sequence TTGAAAGTTAAAGTTCTCGGGGCGGGGCGCGAGGTAGGACGATCGGGATTTTTGGTAAACGGCGACGGGGCAAACTATCTTTTGGATTATGGCGTAAACCTTGGAAGGAATCCGCAGCCGCCGCTGCACGTGATGCCAAAGGAGGTGGACGGAATAGTTGTAACGCATGCGCACCTTGACCATTCAGGTTACGTTCCCATGATGTATGTGAGCGGTGGGTGCGACGTGTATGCCACTCCCCCGACATTTGATCTCAGCAGGCTGCTAATTGAGGACATGCTCAGACTCGAAAAGGACGCGCACCCGTTCGGCCTTCCGGAGGTGAACAGAATGTACAGCCACGCAGTCGAGATTGGCTACAAGCAAAAGATACGACACGGCAACACGTCGTTTGAGCTTCGCGACTCTGGGCACGTAGTAGGCGGAAGCTCGGTAGTTGTCGAGTCTGAAAATAAAAAAATATTCTACACTGCGGATATCAACCTGAACGGCTCTAGGATGCTAAACGAGGCGGACTTGGATGTCGGAAAGGTCGACCTTTTGATTACAGAGAGCACCTACTCCCAGACAACACAGATGCCAAGAAAAGAGTCCGAGGAGAAGCTCATCGAGTTTGCAAACGAGATACTGGACCAAAAGGGCACGCTGTTCATTCCGTCGTTTTCGGTGGAAAGGTCGCAGGAGATTGCGTGCGTTTTGAAGAATGCCAAGTTCAAGCACAAGATAGTGATGGACGGAATGGCGCTAAAGGTAAACGAGGTCATACTGAGGTATCCTGATTACTTGAGGGACTACAAGGTGTTTGCAGACGCAGTGCACAATACCGTGTGGATAAAAAACCACAAGGAAAGGGTAAGGGAGCTAGACGAGCCGTGCGTGGTAATCTCGCCTGCAGGGATGCTGGTTGGAGGAAACGCCGTGTTCTATTTGCAGGAGCTGGCGTTTGATAAAAAGAACGGAATCGCCCTTGTTTCGTACCAGGGCGAGGGCACGCCGGGAAGGAGGCTCCTTGACACAGGAAAGGTGACCATCCAGGGAAGGGAGAAAAAGGCCGAGGCGCAGGTTCGCCAGTTTGAGTTTTCAGGGCATTCTGACAGAAACGCCCTGTTTGAGGTGGTAAAGAGAATAGAGGGGAACCCGAAGGTCCTGACCATCCACGGGGACGGGCAATCGTGCATAAAGTTTGCAGAGGAGATTCATGAAAAGTTCGGCCTTGACGCGCACGCCCCTGAGATAGGCGAGATAGTCACGGTATAA
- a CDS encoding ATP-binding protein has protein sequence MPIAILPDVDEQRCIGCALCVEICTSLGPDVLRVKPVEGWKRGKAFVFYPERCISDGACIGVCPTKAIFWMRPMNYTAGQPVPLHKNGVFVKGWAEDAGL, from the coding sequence ATGCCAATAGCAATACTTCCAGACGTTGACGAGCAAAGATGTATTGGCTGCGCACTATGCGTAGAGATCTGTACATCACTCGGCCCAGACGTACTCCGTGTAAAGCCGGTAGAAGGCTGGAAGAGAGGTAAAGCATTCGTATTTTACCCAGAAAGATGCATCTCCGACGGAGCATGCATCGGCGTTTGCCCAACAAAGGCAATCTTCTGGATGAGACCGATGAATTACACCGCTGGACAACCAGTACCTCTTCACAAGAACGGAGTATTCGTAAAAGGCTGGGCAGAAGACGCGGGCCTATAA
- the tgtA gene encoding tRNA guanosine(15) transglycosylase TgtA, with product MFEILKTDLAARIGTLYTNHGKVETPAFVPVVHPVSQRIPPKKLREMGFDLVITNAYITLNRYGDEAIKRGIHDIINFDGSVMTDSGGYQVLEYGKVNVSSEDMASFERKIMTDIAIPLDRPTGYGLPRKKAVEYVDYTLRISKETLDSSNDNGQIWCGPIQGAEHYDLVKRSTKSLVDFGYKMLALGSPVEVMESYEYKILAEMIMHAKRQIPQSIPLHLFGAGHPLTIPIAVALGCDTFDSASYMLYAKHDRYISEDKTNNLSEMQYFSCNCEVCTKYKPKEMLQLEQEARINTIALHNLYAIKAEVDRVKQAIHEGRLWEYVMKKIRAHPKLLETMSIFTENSAYFAETTPRFKERALFLQGIEDQFRPEIYSYHKTVRSFKSGKKELVIVKESQKNPFYLSDEYHNIRKRFDSDDVQFCQYNPFFGLVPLELSDLYPASHYLMSKVERDPAEYTEFEKTWKAFFENNKFKKIHIADDKFLRHFAKSIPSKTRTKITKIKKKG from the coding sequence ATGTTTGAGATTCTAAAGACGGATTTGGCAGCAAGGATTGGCACGCTGTACACCAACCACGGAAAGGTGGAGACACCGGCGTTCGTGCCGGTGGTGCACCCGGTAAGCCAGAGGATACCGCCAAAAAAGCTGAGGGAGATGGGGTTTGATCTTGTCATAACAAACGCGTACATCACTCTGAACAGGTATGGCGACGAGGCGATAAAGCGCGGCATCCATGATATAATCAACTTCGACGGCTCGGTCATGACAGACTCTGGCGGGTACCAGGTGCTGGAATACGGAAAGGTGAACGTCTCATCAGAGGACATGGCGTCATTTGAGAGAAAGATAATGACAGACATTGCAATCCCGCTTGACAGGCCTACGGGGTACGGACTGCCGCGGAAAAAGGCAGTCGAGTATGTCGATTACACCTTGCGAATATCAAAGGAGACGCTCGACTCCAGCAACGACAACGGCCAGATATGGTGTGGGCCCATTCAGGGCGCGGAGCACTATGACTTGGTGAAAAGGTCCACAAAGTCGCTAGTAGATTTTGGGTACAAGATGCTGGCACTTGGCAGCCCAGTCGAGGTCATGGAGTCGTACGAGTACAAGATACTTGCAGAGATGATAATGCACGCAAAAAGGCAGATACCCCAGTCGATACCGCTGCACCTCTTTGGCGCAGGCCACCCACTTACCATTCCGATTGCAGTCGCGCTTGGGTGCGACACGTTTGATTCTGCGTCATACATGCTGTACGCAAAGCACGACAGGTACATCTCGGAGGACAAGACGAACAACCTTTCCGAGATGCAGTACTTTTCGTGCAACTGCGAGGTCTGCACGAAATACAAGCCAAAGGAGATGCTCCAGCTGGAGCAGGAGGCCCGCATAAACACGATTGCGCTGCACAACCTGTACGCAATAAAGGCCGAGGTGGACAGGGTAAAGCAGGCAATACACGAAGGGCGCCTGTGGGAGTACGTCATGAAAAAGATAAGGGCGCACCCAAAGCTTTTGGAGACCATGTCGATATTTACCGAGAACTCGGCCTATTTTGCAGAGACTACGCCGCGATTCAAGGAAAGGGCGCTGTTTTTGCAGGGAATCGAGGACCAGTTCAGGCCGGAGATTTACTCGTACCACAAAACAGTCCGAAGCTTCAAGTCGGGCAAAAAGGAGCTGGTAATAGTAAAGGAATCGCAAAAGAACCCGTTTTACTTGTCCGACGAATACCACAACATACGAAAAAGGTTCGACTCAGACGACGTCCAGTTCTGCCAGTACAACCCGTTCTTCGGACTGGTCCCGCTGGAACTGTCGGACCTGTACCCGGCGTCGCACTATCTGATGTCCAAAGTGGAGCGCGACCCGGCAGAATACACGGAATTTGAAAAGACGTGGAAGGCATTCTTTGAGAACAACAAGTTCAAAAAAATCCACATAGCGGACGATAAATTCCTAAGACACTTTGCAAAATCAATTCCAAGTAAGACTAGGACAAAGATAACAAAAATAAAGAAAAAAGGCTAA
- a CDS encoding adenylate kinase family protein, with protein MIVITGNPGTGKHTIAKRLSAETGRPILDLNKVAIEAGIFEKRGSTLDVDVGKLAKLVKKTAQKDSIIVGHLAPYVVSRSQVKFAIVLRKNPYKLIPIYKKRNYTKKKIAENVGSEILGIIAYDMAGSVGASKVRQVDTSGSISDTMKRVRAVLKRAKGDRVDWLGMVARRGDLARFFPA; from the coding sequence GTGATTGTAATAACTGGGAATCCGGGCACGGGCAAGCACACGATAGCAAAAAGGCTGTCGGCTGAGACAGGCCGCCCCATACTTGACCTAAACAAGGTGGCAATAGAGGCTGGGATCTTTGAAAAACGCGGCTCCACGCTGGACGTGGACGTAGGCAAGCTTGCAAAACTGGTAAAAAAGACGGCGCAAAAAGACTCCATTATAGTGGGGCACCTGGCGCCGTATGTGGTGTCCAGATCACAAGTTAAATTTGCCATAGTTTTACGGAAAAATCCGTACAAGTTGATACCAATTTACAAGAAGAGAAATTACACGAAAAAAAAGATAGCAGAAAATGTCGGAAGCGAGATTCTGGGGATAATCGCATACGACATGGCAGGCAGTGTCGGTGCATCAAAGGTCAGGCAGGTGGACACGTCTGGCTCCATAAGTGACACCATGAAGAGGGTCAGGGCGGTTCTCAAAAGGGCAAAGGGCGACAGGGTGGACTGGCTTGGAATGGTTGCAAGGAGGGGCGACCTTGCGCGATTCTTTCCGGCATAG
- a CDS encoding redox-regulated ATPase YchF: MLIGLLGKANVGKSTFFSAATETAVPIGNYPFTTIEPNIGVTYVRTACACKHFGIPHDIPLCINGVRLVPVKIIDVAGLVPGAHEGKGLGNKFLDDARQAEVLIHVVDIAGTTDIQGQPVPAGTHNPLEDVEFVEGEFDQWFKQILEREWQKLLREITQKTATLIEGITKRFSGLGVKEFLVSEVLKESELVTKKPSEWTDSDILHFVTVLRKKTKPILVAANKADLCKDLSITQKIKNHVVMCSAESELLLRKASKAKLIQYVPGDDHFEIDSQVNTQQKQALDLVKNVMGKIRTTGVQEALNHAVFNVLRFITVFPVEDETKLTNKDGVILPDARLLPAGSSARDLAATIHADLAKGFLFAMDVKTKQRISAEHQLKDGDVIKIVSSMSRG, from the coding sequence ATGCTAATCGGTCTTTTGGGAAAGGCAAACGTGGGCAAGTCGACCTTCTTTTCGGCAGCAACAGAGACTGCAGTCCCAATTGGAAATTACCCATTTACCACCATAGAGCCAAACATCGGAGTCACATATGTTAGAACTGCATGTGCATGCAAGCACTTTGGCATTCCGCATGATATCCCGTTGTGCATAAACGGGGTGCGCCTAGTCCCGGTGAAGATAATCGACGTGGCAGGGCTGGTGCCGGGGGCGCACGAGGGAAAGGGGCTTGGCAACAAGTTCCTTGACGACGCAAGGCAGGCCGAGGTGCTAATCCACGTAGTTGACATTGCAGGAACTACTGACATCCAGGGCCAGCCAGTCCCTGCAGGAACACACAACCCGCTTGAGGACGTGGAATTTGTGGAAGGCGAGTTCGACCAGTGGTTCAAGCAGATTCTGGAAAGGGAGTGGCAGAAGCTGCTCCGCGAGATCACTCAAAAGACTGCCACATTAATCGAGGGAATAACAAAGAGGTTCAGCGGCCTTGGAGTAAAGGAGTTTCTAGTATCCGAGGTGCTAAAAGAGTCGGAGCTTGTCACAAAAAAGCCGTCAGAGTGGACCGACTCTGACATATTACATTTTGTCACAGTACTGCGCAAAAAGACAAAACCAATACTTGTTGCGGCAAACAAGGCAGACCTGTGCAAGGACCTCTCGATTACACAGAAGATAAAAAATCACGTGGTGATGTGCAGCGCAGAGTCCGAACTATTGCTGCGCAAGGCATCAAAGGCAAAACTCATACAGTACGTTCCAGGCGACGACCACTTTGAGATAGACAGCCAGGTAAACACCCAGCAAAAGCAGGCACTTGATCTTGTGAAAAACGTAATGGGCAAGATACGCACCACCGGGGTGCAGGAGGCGCTAAACCACGCAGTGTTTAACGTGTTACGATTCATCACCGTGTTCCCAGTGGAGGACGAGACAAAACTCACAAACAAGGACGGAGTGATTCTTCCAGATGCAAGGCTGCTGCCTGCAGGCTCCAGCGCAAGGGACCTTGCGGCAACGATTCACGCCGACCTCGCAAAGGGGTTCCTGTTTGCAATGGACGTAAAGACAAAGCAGCGAATCAGCGCCGAGCACCAGCTAAAGGACGGGGATGTCATAAAGATAGTCTCCAGCATGAGCCGTGGATGA
- the kae1 gene encoding KEOPS complex N(6)-L-threonylcarbamoyladenine synthase Kae1 has product MLCLGFESTAHTFSCGIVEKKANKGRIISDVRRIYRPPEGQGIHPREASRHHIECSSHVLAECLKEANLTIRDIDIISYAAGPGLGPCLRVAGVVARTVSSYYKIPIYPVNHAIGHVELGKMLTGAKDPLVLLVSGGHTVLAAFKQKKWRIFGETLDITLGQLLDQFGRSLGFASPCGKKIEELALESEKYIPLPYSVKGNDVSFSGLMSAAKKVSKNRQDACYSLQETAFAMIGEATERALSFTEKKELMVVGGVAANRRLSEMLRKICKRQNCKFFVSPIQYAGDCGSQIAWTGLLEASVKKGAKISETFVRQSWRLDTVEIDY; this is encoded by the coding sequence ATGCTCTGTCTGGGCTTTGAGAGCACGGCGCATACGTTTTCGTGCGGAATAGTGGAAAAAAAGGCAAACAAGGGGAGGATAATCTCAGATGTCCGAAGGATATACCGACCGCCGGAGGGTCAGGGAATACATCCAAGGGAGGCATCGCGTCACCACATAGAGTGCAGCTCGCACGTACTTGCAGAATGTCTCAAGGAGGCAAATCTTACCATACGTGACATCGACATCATATCGTATGCCGCAGGACCGGGACTTGGGCCCTGCCTTAGGGTGGCAGGGGTGGTGGCAAGAACCGTCTCATCATATTACAAAATCCCAATCTATCCGGTAAACCACGCAATAGGGCACGTGGAGCTTGGCAAGATGCTGACCGGAGCAAAAGACCCGCTGGTACTGCTGGTATCAGGCGGGCACACCGTCCTTGCCGCATTCAAGCAGAAAAAGTGGCGCATATTTGGCGAGACGCTTGACATCACACTTGGGCAGCTGCTCGACCAGTTCGGCCGCTCGCTCGGATTTGCCTCGCCGTGCGGAAAAAAGATAGAAGAGCTTGCACTAGAGTCGGAAAAATACATCCCATTACCATATTCCGTAAAGGGAAACGACGTGTCGTTTTCAGGACTGATGTCCGCTGCAAAAAAAGTCTCAAAGAACCGCCAGGACGCATGCTATTCGCTGCAGGAGACCGCGTTTGCAATGATTGGCGAGGCAACCGAAAGGGCGCTCTCATTTACCGAAAAAAAGGAACTCATGGTGGTAGGCGGAGTTGCCGCAAACAGGCGGCTGTCTGAGATGCTGCGAAAAATATGCAAAAGGCAGAACTGCAAGTTTTTCGTATCCCCGATTCAGTATGCCGGCGACTGCGGCTCGCAGATTGCCTGGACCGGCCTGCTTGAGGCGTCGGTCAAAAAGGGCGCAAAGATAAGTGAGACGTTTGTCAGGCAGTCGTGGCGGCTGGATACGGTGGAAATTGACTACTGA
- a CDS encoding KEOPS complex kinase/ATPase Bud32, with product MMGKIAPIRSCNNIAQYLAGAWKTTAPDVRIISCGTITQIMKLLKKGAEGDIFLTKYDSKQAILKTRKKKSYRNPELDERIRRQRTMREAGVISEARSFGVLTPLIYRVDTEHCTILMQHVWGTMVRDLAGKKLESGCVQIGRITGTLHKNGIMHGDLTTSNFILHHNKVFAIDFGLSQRTPRLEDHAVDLRLFKEILGSEHVESMKTLWSKFLQGYKSAVGSERFNKVLHHVSVIEGRGRYATVV from the coding sequence ATGATGGGCAAAATTGCACCTATCCGTTCCTGTAACAACATTGCACAATATCTGGCCGGCGCGTGGAAAACGACTGCGCCTGATGTTAGGATAATATCTTGCGGCACAATAACCCAAATCATGAAACTGCTCAAAAAGGGCGCAGAAGGCGACATCTTTCTAACAAAATACGACTCCAAGCAGGCAATACTGAAGACAAGAAAGAAAAAGTCGTACCGAAACCCCGAGCTTGACGAGCGAATCAGAAGGCAGAGGACCATGCGGGAGGCCGGAGTCATATCAGAGGCAAGGTCTTTTGGGGTGCTCACGCCACTGATATACCGGGTGGACACCGAACACTGCACCATCCTGATGCAGCATGTATGGGGAACGATGGTGCGAGACCTTGCGGGAAAAAAGCTGGAGAGTGGCTGCGTGCAGATCGGAAGGATAACCGGCACGCTGCACAAAAACGGCATAATGCACGGCGACCTTACCACGTCGAACTTTATACTACATCATAACAAGGTGTTTGCAATCGACTTTGGGCTGTCGCAGAGGACGCCAAGGCTGGAGGACCACGCAGTGGACCTGAGGTTGTTCAAGGAGATACTTGGAAGCGAGCATGTCGAGTCCATGAAGACGCTGTGGTCAAAGTTTCTGCAAGGGTACAAGTCGGCAGTGGGCAGCGAGAGATTCAACAAGGTATTACACCATGTGTCAGTAATAGAAGGGCGTGGAAGGTATGCGACGGTCGTATGA